From Solea senegalensis isolate Sse05_10M linkage group LG19, IFAPA_SoseM_1, whole genome shotgun sequence, the proteins below share one genomic window:
- the bcl2l12 gene encoding uncharacterized protein bcl2l12 codes for MSASSGLRSSVSSASLLEVKTETHLVLQAFLNRAVTVPTEQRPGRVGGAYLDHNKYSTKPQPKAKDGLHSPTEDASSADEKKSGLRDLIKQLPRRYSTRVSTKDAKGSLERDIKDDVVSPSSTSEDDDKDKKQQKKQKQKKFRKKLSKLFRLKLEKAKEKEAEDPHPPKPTPLPIKFQSPTVGSPSHPPEFYDDVAEKLEKIAQRSTSVNNVRPTAHISPAVSDKEAVIEQLAQVLCMEGDSINTKIQSDPFLRSSFTRLSYASFTQLLDTFSSTQVSQAPPLPPSASPTLQRMAVTMEVSRRIVTATGAVRMQGFAECYMETFAPWVKGHGGWENVELEEFD; via the exons ATGTCAGCATCCAGCGGCTTGCGTTCCTCCGTCTCCTCCGCCTCTCTTTTGGAGGTCAAGACTGAGACTCATCTCGTCCTCCAAGCTTTCCTCAATCGGGCCGTTACAGTTCCCACAGAACAGAGGCCTGGTCGAGTCGGAGGGGCTTACCTAGACCACAACAAGTACAG TACCAAGCCACAGCCAAAAGCCAAGGACGGTCTGCATTCTCCGACTGAAGATGCCAGTTCAGCTGATGAGAAGAAGTCGGGATTGAGAGACTTAATAAAGCAGTTGCCTCGTCGTTACTCCACACGCGTCTCCACCAAAGACGCCAAAGGCTCACTGGAGAGGGACATCAAG GACGATGTCGTCTCCCCCTCCTCTACCTCAGAAGACGATGACAAAGACAAGaaacagcagaagaagcagaagcaaaAGAAGTTTAGGAAAAAGCTCTCAAAGTTGTTCAGGTTAAAGTTGGAGAAAGCAAAGGAGAAAGAAGCTGAAGACCCTCATCCTCCAAAGCCAACACCGTTGCCCATCAAATTCCAATCACCAACCGTCGGCTCTCCTT CTCACCCTCCTGAGTTCTATGATGACGTCGCAGAGAAGCTGGAGAAGATTGCCCAGAGGTCCACCAGCGTCAACAACGTGAGGCCCACAGCCCACATCTCACCAG CTGTCAGTGACAAAGAGGCAGTGATAGAGCAGCTTGCTCAGGTGCTCTGTATGGAAGGAGACTCTATCAACACTAAG ATCCAGTCAGATCCCTTCCTGCGCTCCAGCTTCACTCGTCTTTCTTATGCATCGTTCACTCAGCTTCTGGACACTTTCAGCAGTACTCAGGTTTCTCAGGCCCCTCCCCTGCCACCATCAGCCAGTCCGACACTGCAACGCATGGCTGTCACTATGGAGGTATCACGGCGGATAGTGACGGCCACTGGAGCTGTGCGCATGCAGGGCTTTGCAGAATGCTACATGGAGACCTTTGCACCCTGGGTTAAGGGTCATGGAGGATGG gagAACGTCGAGTTGGAAGAGTTTGATTGA
- the LOC122785233 gene encoding N-lysine methyltransferase KMT5A-B-like codes for MPLLLFFHLAHKVTKTGNVCVSVCKLFAHYRPPELVRWKVRTHTHRKFVYTLQEVGRVLTRRRGRSSSRLTACNRAIMSKRRRRIKPVDDAKTYILSCTDKSGFMSRLIDSFKGRGVFATQPIEPGDFVLEYRGKLLTQEECQSLTYSEIDSTFLFDFEWQNRHLCLDASKEDGSLGRLVNDNHKNPNCVMRKIIVNNKPHLCLFALKKIEIGSEIDYSYGDAKWPWRSMVKTPAAAETETSPLPQMFHMESKPDETNAQVKDPQTPAAAETETSPLPQMFHMESKPDETNAQVKDPQTPAAAETETSPLPQMFHMESKPDETNAQVKDPQTPAAAETETSPLPQMFHMESKPDETNAQVKDPQTPAAAETETSPLPQMFHMESKPDETNVQKLFNH; via the exons ATGCCcctcttgcttttttttcacttggcCCACAAGGTCACAAAaactggaaatgtgtgtgtaagtgtgtgtaaacTTTTTGCTCACTACCGCCCCCCGGAGCTTGTAAGGTGGAAGgtacggacacacacacaccggaaGTTTGTTTACACACTTCAGGAAGTGGGTAGGGTTttaacaagaagaagaggaagatcaaGCTCAAGATTGACAGCATGCAACAG AGCCATTATGTccaaaaggaggagaaggataAAGCCTGTAGATGATGCAAagacatatattctgtcttgcacTGACAAGTCTGGATTTATGTCAAGACTCATAGACAGTTTCAAAG GAAGAGGAGTGTTTGCTACGCAGCCCATTGAACCAGGGGACTTTGTTTTGGAGTACAGGGGTAAACTCCTCACACAGGAAGAATGCCAGTCACTAACGTACTCAGAGATTGACTCCACATTTCTCTTTGATTTTGAGTGGCAGAACCGTCACTTGTG CCTTGATGCATCTAAAGAAGATGGATCTCTTGGAAGATTAGTCAATGACAACCACAAAAATCCAAATTGTGTCATGAGAAAAATCATAGTAAACAACAAGCCGCACTTGTGCCTTTTTGCCCTGAAGAAAATAGAGATAGGATCTGAAATTGACTACAGCTATGGTGATGCAAAATGGCCTTGGCGCAGTATG GTGaagactcctgcagcagcagagacagagaccagcccTCTACCTCAGATGTTCCACATGGAATCAAAGCCAGATGAGACTAACGCACAG gtgaaagaccctcagactcctgcagcagcagagacagagaccagcccTCTACCTCAGATGTTCCACATGGAATCAAAGCCAGATGAGACTAACGCACAG gtgaaagaccctcagactcctgcagcagcagagacagagaccagcccTCTACCTCAGATGTTCCACATGGAATCAAAGCCAGATGAGACTAACGcacag gtgaaagaccctcagactcctgcagcagcagagacagagaccagcccTCTACCTCAGATGTTCCACATGGAATCAAAGCCGGATGAGACTAACGcacag gtgaaagaccctcagactcctgcagcagcagagacagagaccagcccTCTACCTCAGATGTTCCACATGGAATCAAAGCCGGATGAGACTAACGTACAG aaactgtttaacCATTAG
- the LOC122785234 gene encoding probable cell-surface antigen I/II, whose translation MFHMESKPDETNVQVKDPQTPAAAETETSPLPQMFHMESKPDETNAQVKDPQTPAAAETETSPLPQMFHMESKPDETNAQVK comes from the exons ATGTTCCACATGGAATCAAAGCCAGATGAGACTAACGtacag gtgaaagaccctcagactcctgcagcagcagagacagagaccagcccTCTACCTCAGATGTTCCACATGGAATCAAAGCCGGATGAGACTAACGcacag gtgaaagaccctcagactcctgcagcagcagagacagagaccagcccTCTACCTCAGATGTTCCACATGGAATCAAAGCCGGATGAGACTAACGcacaggtaaaatga